The following is a genomic window from Janibacter sp. DB-40.
TCGCTCCCGGACCCGCTGCACCCGGGGAGGACGAGGGCGGCAGCGGCGACGAGGGGGAGCAGGCGAGGGGTCATGGGGTGAGTGTAGGAGGGGCCCGGGCGCATCATGGGAGGCATGAGCGCCTTCACCGACACCTTCGGCATCCGTACCCCGATCGTCCTGGCACCCATGGCCGGCGTGGCCGGCGGCCGTCTCGCCCACGCGGTCTCCATCGCCGGCGGGTTCGGGATGATCGGCACCCGCGGCTCCTCGTCGCCCGACTGGATCCGCGAGCAGGCGGCGATCGCGGGGGAGGGGGCCACTCCCTTCGGCATCGGTCTGATGGCCTGGGTGCCGGACCTGCGCACCCAGCTCGAGGCGATCCTCGCGCTCGAGGGCGACTCCCGGCCGGCGCTGGTCTCGGTCTCCTTCGGCGAGCTCGCCGAGCCGACCCGGGTGCTGCGCGAGGCGGGGTTCGCCGTGGCCTGCCAGGTCGGCAACGCCGCCGATGTCGCCGCGGCCGCGGCAGCCGGTGCCGACGTCATCGTGGCCCGTGGGGGCGAAGGGGGCGGACACGGCCGCAACGAGATGGCCACCGAGGAGATCCTCGCGCTCGCCCTCGAGGAGACCGACCGTCCGGTCCTGGCGGCCGGCGGCATCGCGGACGCGGCCGACGTCTCCCGGGTGATGGCGGCGGGGGCGGCCGGGGCCTGGTGCGGCACTGCCTTCCTCACCTGCCGCGAGGCGGACAGCCCGCACGCGGCGCGCACCGCGATCGGCAGGGCGGCGTACACGAGGTACTCCCGCGTCCACGACGTCGCGCAGGGCCTGGACTGGCCGCGGGAGTTCGGTGGCCG
Proteins encoded in this region:
- a CDS encoding nitronate monooxygenase, with protein sequence MSAFTDTFGIRTPIVLAPMAGVAGGRLAHAVSIAGGFGMIGTRGSSSPDWIREQAAIAGEGATPFGIGLMAWVPDLRTQLEAILALEGDSRPALVSVSFGELAEPTRVLREAGFAVACQVGNAADVAAAAAAGADVIVARGGEGGGHGRNEMATEEILALALEETDRPVLAAGGIADAADVSRVMAAGAAGAWCGTAFLTCREADSPHAARTAIGRAAYTRYSRVHDVAQGLDWPREFGGRAVATDFVEAWAGREDEMTQQARAEHAAGLAEGTPRTRRSTPASASTGSARRSTRPTWSRP